A single window of Solenopsis invicta isolate M01_SB chromosome 3, UNIL_Sinv_3.0, whole genome shotgun sequence DNA harbors:
- the LOC105204639 gene encoding chromodomain-helicase-DNA-binding protein 1 isoform X3 produces MQKTLESESGKESGSDSENESKSDSSSSGSNSGSGSGSESSHNSWNSESSDSESDETENRRPPPSKSLNRRAAQKAKEKAKVRKKHISESSDNSSYDSDDNRRQASRRTGTAVSYKEESEEGTDSEDLVEVDEPNAASTEPDNAETIETILAQRTGKKGVTGNVTTIYAVEENGDSNPKDLSNMETEVQYLIKWKGWSHIHNTWESEESLKAQKVKGLKKLDNFIKREYRIQQIRDQAEPEELDYLECQLELKQDLLKSYYNVERIIADYKKPDSEHPDYYCKWENLSYAEATWEDGTLIVKKWPEKIKEFRYREDSKRTPSKHCKVLKSRPKFYQLNEQPAYMGQERDLVLRDYQMDGLNWMIHSWCKENSVILADEMGLGKTIQTICFLYYLFHTQQLHGPFLLVVPLSTMTSWQREMSLWAPDLNFVIYLGDVSSRNIIREYEWCYRDSKRLKFNVILTTYEIVLKDKALLGALSWAVLLVDEAHRLKNDDSLLYKALTEFNTNHRLLITGTPLQNSLKELWALLHFIMPTKFNSWEEFEKQHDNAAQKGYSKLHKQLEPFILRRVKKDVEKSLPAKVEQILRVEMTSVQKQYYKWILTKNYEALRKGVKGSTTTFLNIVIELKKCCNHAFLTKPIEAEREKTNEDYLQQLIRGSGKLVLLDKLLVRLRDTGHRVLIFSQMVKMLDILGEYLQRRHFPFQRLDGSIKGELRKQALDHFNAEGSQDFCFLLSTRAGGLGINLATADTVIIFDSDWNPQNDLQAQARAHRIGQKNKVNIYRLVTKKSVEEEIVERAKQKMVLDHLVIQRMDTTGRTVLDKKNAGTNSNPFNKEDLTAILKFGAEDLFKDEEAGDEEPACDIDEILRRAETRDEGPTTVGDELLSAFKVASFKTAFEEDLEPINQPNDNDDESKDWAEIIPENFRRKVEEEEKSKEMEDLYLPPRSRKTLQQLNQGEGRGRKRKRAQDDSDDGEESGSEAEGSDDDRPKKRGRPRVLPRENIKSFTDGEIRRFIKSYKKFPAPLKRLDDIATDADLQEKPMSELRFLGEQLMSRCDACLVEFENTAKENKGAEEEGKGPGRKRGRGPTFKIGGVMVNAKSFSAAVKELEPLEQALPSDPEQRANWHLDLKLKPANFECEWTSEDDAKLLKGIYQHGMGSWDAIKTDTSLELGEKIFPNGNKAQLKRVNARAEYLLKILKKQIDLKLGVTRMRKPRKPKETKTAITKEIIEDNDSSGDENKKSKARIDKSAVKKEEESVIKKEIKEEVDDLTDEKKKDKKTKKEKKDNKKAKKNKQTAGPMHFTANNEPRAVDIIGELDPPIFDECKEKMRPVKKALKALDKPDMSLREEERVARARRFLCQIGDHINTCLAEYKTAEQVSEWKSNLWYFASKFTNFKAKKLYKMYKNLIKQGGDNNGGTTSSPDKKEEASSTAKQKHNEKPSHEKHFDKQQLDSGNKDNRITKRKVDDTEDNSNSSSQSKKHLSTISALTSNISSTSTVTIGAITITPITSTSNSTSNTTNSADVSRHKEQKESKHKDMKRDRDRDRDRDRGHDRGDRLSISKDDRIRRDGYMGHYSGREDDHWLSRDGRDMRDGRYGFDHKRDRFDPYGRMSSGYHRDRDRDRDRGMHMNDKRSDYSYRYSGPPGYGYGPGGYGSSSGGYPPTDIPSSHFRNRGYAGDGYSDWRPNKDYRRDYDRRPPPPNANS; encoded by the exons ATGCAG AAAACGTTAGAATCCGAATCCGGTAAGGAATCCGGGTCTGATTCTGAAAATGAGAGCAAAAGCGATAGCTCTTCTTCTGGTAGTAACAGCGGCTCGGGATCGGGATCTGAAAG TTCACACAATTCGTGGAATTCAGAGAGTTCAGATTCAGAATCTGATGAAACTGAAAATCGTAGACCTCCACCTAGCAAATCCTTAAACAGGCGCGCAGCACAAAAAGCTAAGGAGAAAGCCAAAGTACGAAAGAAACATATCTCTGAATCTTCTGACAATTCTTCCTATGACAGTGATGATAATAGAAG acAAGCTAGTAGACGAACAGGCACAGCAGTTAGTTACAAAGAGGAAAGCGaagaaggtaccgatagcgagGATTTGGTTGAAGTTGACGAACCGAATGCTGCGTCAACAGAGCCTGATAATGCGGAAACTATTGAAACCATTTTGGCTCAGAGGACAGGCAAAAAAGGAG TTACCGGCAACGTGACGACAATTTACGCTGTTGAAGAAAATGGTGATTCTAATCCAAAAGATCTAAGTAACATGGAAACCGAAGTACAATACTTGATTAAGTGGAAAGGCTGGTCTCACATACATAACACGTGGGAATCAGAGGAATCTTTAAAAGCACAAAAA gTAAAAGGATTGAAGAAGTTGGACAATTTTATCAAACGTGAATATAGAATTCAGCAGATTAGAGATCAGGCTGAACCAGAGGAATTGGATTATTTAGAATGTCAATTGGAACTTAAACAAGATCTTCTGAAAAGTTATTACAATGTTGAAAGGATTATTG CTGACTACAAGAAACCAGACTCGGAACATCCCGATTATTACTGTAAATGGGAGAATTTATCGTATGCCGAGGCCACATGGGAAGATGGAACTTTAATAGTGAAAAAATGGCCAGAGAAGATAAAAGAATTTCGCTACAGAGAAGATTCCAAAAGAACACCGAGCAAACATTGCAAAGTCCTTAAATCTCGACCTAAATTTTATCAGTTGAATGAACAACCTGCTTATATGGGCCAGGAGAGAGATTTAGTGTTGAGAGATTATCAAATGGATGGACTTAATTGGATGATACATTCTTGGTGCAAGGAAAATAG TGTTATATTAGCCGATGAAATGGGTCTTGGTAAAACAATCCAAACAATATGCTTCCTTTACTACTTATTTCACACGCAGCAGCTTCATGGGCCATTTTTACTAGTAGTTCCTTTGTCGACAATGACTTCCTGGCAAAGAGAGATGTCTCTGTGGGCACctgatttaaattttgttatttatttgggCGATGTCAGTTCTCGTAATATT attaggGAATACGAATGGTGCTACCGAGATTCGAAGAGACTGAAGTTCAACGTCATACTTACGACGTATGAAATAGTACTTAAGGACAAAGCATTATTGGGTGCCTTAAGTTGGGCGGTTTTGCTAGTGGACGAAGCTCATCGATTGAAAAATGATGATTCGCTATTATACAAAGCACTTACTGAATTTAACACTAATCATCGTTTATTGATTACTGGTACTCCGTTACAAAACAGTTTGAAGGAGCTGTGGGCCTTATTACATTTCATTATGCCTACTAA ATTTAACTCTTGGGAAGAATTTGAAAAGCAACACGACAATGCTGCACAGAAAGGATACTCCAAGTTACACAAGCAATTGGAGCCATTTATTCTACGTCGAGTTAAGAAAGATGTCGAGAAATCTTTGCCTGCTAAAGTCGAGCAGATTTTACGAGTAGAAATGACATCTGTACagaaacaatattataagtGGATATTAACCAAAAATTATGAGGCGTTGCGAAAAGGTGTAAAAGGATCTACTACGACATTTTTGAACATcgttattgaattaaaaaaatgttgcaatcaTGCTTTTCTCACGAAACCGATTGAAGCCGAAAGGGAAAAGACTAACGAAGATTACTTGCAGCAATTAATTCGTGGTTCTGGCAAATTAGTGCTTCTGGATAAATTACTAGTGAGATTGCGTGACACCGGACATAGAGTATTGATATTCAGTCAGATGGTCAAGATGTTGGATATTCTTGGTGAATATCTGCAAAGGAGGCATTTTCCATTCCAAAGATTAGACGGAAGCATAAAGGGGGAACTACGGAAACAGGCATTAGATCATTTCAATGCTGAAGGATCACAggatttttgttttctattgTCGACGCGAGCCGGTGGCCTTGGGATTAATCTTGCCACCGCAGACACTGTGATAATTTTCGACTCTGACTGGAATCCGCAAAATGATTTGCAAGCCCAGGCCAGAGCGCATCGAATAGGACAAAAGAATAAG GTTAACATCTATCGATTGGTTACCAAAAAGTCGGTCGAGGAAGAAATCGTCGAACGTGCGAAGCAGAAAATGGTCTTGGACCATTTAGTGATACAACGAATGGATACAACCGGAAGAACAGTATTAGATAAAAAGAATGCAGGGACCAATAGTAATCCATTTAACAAAGAAGATTTGActgctattttaaaatttggtgCTGAGGATCTATTTAAAGACGAAGAAGCTGGAGATGAGGAACCAGCT tGTGATATTGATGAGATATTAAGAAGAGCTGAAACAAGAGACGAAGGGCCGACAACAGTTGGTGATGAATTATTGTCTGCCTTTAAAGTTGCCAGTTTTAAAACAGCATTTGAAGAGGATTTAGAACCTATTAATCAGCcgaatgataatgatgatgaaagTAAAGATTGG gCTGAAATTATTCCGGAGAATTTTCGAAGGAAGGTGGAAGAGGAGGAAAAGTCAAAGGAAATGGAAGATCTTTATTTGCCACCTAGAAGTCGGAAAACTCTTCAGCAACTCAATCAGGGCGAAG gCAGAGGCAGAAAGCGCAAAAGAGCGCAAGATGACAGTGACGATGGCGAAGAATCGGGTAGTGAGGCAGAAGGAAGTGATGATGATAGACCTAAGAAGAGAGGTAGACCAAGAGTACTACCGCGTGAGAATATTAAAAGCTTCACTGACGGTGAG ATACGACGATTCATCAagagttataaaaaattcccggcACCTTTGAAACGATTAGATGATATTGCGACTGATGCTGATCTACAAGAGAAACCGATGTCGGAATTACGCTTTTTGGGCGAACAATTGATGTCTAGATGCGATGCATGTTTAGTAGAATTTGAAAATAccgcaaaagaaaataaaggtgCTGAAGAAGAAGGCAAGGGACCGGGTCGTAAGAGAGGACGAGGACCCACTTTTAAGATAGGCGGCGTAATGGTAAATGCAAAATCTTTTTCGGCTGCAGTTAAAGAACTCGAACCTTTGGAGCAAGCTCTACCTAGTGATCCCGAGCAACGTGCTAATTGGCATCTCGATCTTAA GTTAAAACCAGCGAATTTTGAATGTGAATGGACTTCCGAGGATGATGCTAAATTATTAAAGGGTATATATCAGCATGGTATGGGCTCATGGGATGCAATAAAAACAGATACTAGTTTGGAACTTGGAGAAAAGATCTTTCCTAATGGCAATAAAGCACAACTGAAACGCGTGAACGCTCGTGCAGAATATCTTTTGAAGATTCTAAAGAAGCAAATTGATCTTAAATTAGGAGTG ACGCGAATGAGAAAGCCAAGAAAGCCCAAGGAAACGAAAACAGCAATTACCAAAGAGATTATAGAAGATAACGATAGTTCTGGCGACGAAAATAAGAAATCAAAAGCCAGAATTGATAAG tctgcagttaaaaaagaagaagagagcgTTATAAAGAAAGAGATCAAGGAAGAAGTCGATGATCTAACtgacgaaaagaaaaaagataaaaagaccaagaaagagaaaaaagataataaaaaggcGAAAAAGAATAAACAAACTGCAGGTCCAATGCATTTTACTGCAAATAACGAACCAAGAGCTGTTGACATAATCGGTGAATTAGATCCACCGATATTCGATGAG TGTAAAGAGAAGATGAGGCCAGTAAAGAAGGCGTTAAAGGCTCTAGATAAGCCAGATATGTCTTTGAGAGAGGAAGAGCGGGTCGCTCGCGCACGTCGATTTCTTTGCCAAATCGGAGATCACATCAACACGTGTCTGGCAGAATATAAAACTGCCGAACAAGTTAGCGAATGGAAAAGTAATCTTTGGTACTTCGCTTCCAAATTTACAAACTTCAAAGCGAAGAAACTttataagatgtataaaaatttgataaaacaaGGTGGCGACAATAATGGTGGTACCACATCTAGTCCCGATAAAAAAGAGGAGGCTTCTAGTACTGCGAAG CAGAAACACAATGAAAAGCCGTCTCACGAGAAACATTTCGATAAACAACAATTAGACAGCGGTAATAAAGATAACAGAATAACAAAACGTAAAGTTGACGATACTGAGGACAACTCGAATAGCAGTTCGCAAAGTAAGAAACACCTCTCGACTATTTCTGCTCTCACCAGTAATATCAGCAGCACATCCACGGTTACTATTGGTGCTATTACGATTACGCCTATAACGTCAACGTCAAATTCTACATCGAACACCACTAACAGTGCAGACGTATCACGACATAAAGAGCAAAAAGAGTCGAAGCATAAAGATATGAAGAGAGATAGAGATCGTGACAGAGATAGAGACAGGGGTCACGACAGAGGTGATAGATTGAGTATAAGCAAGGATGACAGAATTAGGAGAGACGGGTACATGGGACATTACAGTGGTAGGGAAGATGATCATTGGTTATCCAGAGACGGGAGAGATATGAGAGACGGCAGATATgg ATTCGATCACAAACGCGATCGCTTCGATCCTTATGGCCGAATGTCTAGTGGTTATcacagagacagagacagagatcGAGATCGTGGTATGCACATGAACGACAAAAGAAG TGATTATAGTTATCGATACTCGGGACCACCAGGTTATGGATATGGACCAGGTGGTTATGGTAGTAGCAGTGGTGGTTATCCTCCTACAGATATTCCATCGAGTCATTTCAGAAATCGTGGTTACGCAGGAGATGGCTACTCCGATTGGCGGCCAAACAAAGATTATAGACGGGATTACGATAGAAGACCACCACCGCCAAACGCCAACTCCTAG
- the LOC105204639 gene encoding chromodomain-helicase-DNA-binding protein 1 isoform X2: MQKTLESESGKESGSDSENESKSDSSSSGSNSGSGSGSESDSSSSSGSCSGSGSDSEKSEKSDAPAAQSDSFQSKGSNHSTEAKVRVKHESSREWDENPDIYGIRRSGRSRKEPDRLVTNRESDSDGRKKFKKKGSHNSWNSESSDSESDETENRRPPPSKSLNRRAAQKAKEKAKVRKKHISESSDNSSYDSDDNRRQASRRTGTAVSYKEESEEGTDSEDLVEVDEPNAASTEPDNAETIETILAQRTGKKGVTGNVTTIYAVEENGDSNPKDLSNMETEVQYLIKWKGWSHIHNTWESEESLKAQKVKGLKKLDNFIKREYRIQQIRDQAEPEELDYLECQLELKQDLLKSYYNVERIIADYKKPDSEHPDYYCKWENLSYAEATWEDGTLIVKKWPEKIKEFRYREDSKRTPSKHCKVLKSRPKFYQLNEQPAYMGQERDLVLRDYQMDGLNWMIHSWCKENSVILADEMGLGKTIQTICFLYYLFHTQQLHGPFLLVVPLSTMTSWQREMSLWAPDLNFVIYLGDVSSRNIIREYEWCYRDSKRLKFNVILTTYEIVLKDKALLGALSWAVLLVDEAHRLKNDDSLLYKALTEFNTNHRLLITGTPLQNSLKELWALLHFIMPTKFNSWEEFEKQHDNAAQKGYSKLHKQLEPFILRRVKKDVEKSLPAKVEQILRVEMTSVQKQYYKWILTKNYEALRKGVKGSTTTFLNIVIELKKCCNHAFLTKPIEAEREKTNEDYLQQLIRGSGKLVLLDKLLVRLRDTGHRVLIFSQMVKMLDILGEYLQRRHFPFQRLDGSIKGELRKQALDHFNAEGSQDFCFLLSTRAGGLGINLATADTVIIFDSDWNPQNDLQAQARAHRIGQKNKVNIYRLVTKKSVEEEIVERAKQKMVLDHLVIQRMDTTGRTVLDKKNAGTNSNPFNKEDLTAILKFGAEDLFKDEEAGDEEPACDIDEILRRAETRDEGPTTVGDELLSAFKVASFKTAFEEDLEPINQPNDNDDESKDWAEIIPENFRRKVEEEEKSKEMEDLYLPPRSRKTLQQLNQGEGRGRKRKRAQDDSDDGEESGSEAEGSDDDRPKKRGRPRVLPRENIKSFTDGEIRRFIKSYKKFPAPLKRLDDIATDADLQEKPMSELRFLGEQLMSRCDACLVEFENTAKENKGAEEEGKGPGRKRGRGPTFKIGGVMVNAKSFSAAVKELEPLEQALPSDPEQRANWHLDLKLKPANFECEWTSEDDAKLLKGIYQHGMGSWDAIKTDTSLELGEKIFPNGNKAQLKRVNARAEYLLKILKKQIDLKLGVTRMRKPRKPKETKTAITKEIIEDNDSSGDENKKSKARIDKSAVKKEEESVIKKEIKEEVDDLTDEKKKDKKTKKEKKDNKKAKKNKQTAGPMHFTANNEPRAVDIIGELDPPIFDECKEKMRPVKKALKALDKPDMSLREEERVARARRFLCQIGDHINTCLAEYKTAEQVSEWKSNLWYFASKFTNFKAKKLYKMYKNLIKQGGDNNGGTTSSPDKKEEASSTAKKHNEKPSHEKHFDKQQLDSGNKDNRITKRKVDDTEDNSNSSSQSKKHLSTISALTSNISSTSTVTIGAITITPITSTSNSTSNTTNSADVSRHKEQKESKHKDMKRDRDRDRDRDRGHDRGDRLSISKDDRIRRDGYMGHYSGREDDHWLSRDGRDMRDGRYGFDHKRDRFDPYGRMSSGYHRDRDRDRDRGMHMNDKRSDYSYRYSGPPGYGYGPGGYGSSSGGYPPTDIPSSHFRNRGYAGDGYSDWRPNKDYRRDYDRRPPPPNANS; encoded by the exons ATGCAG AAAACGTTAGAATCCGAATCCGGTAAGGAATCCGGGTCTGATTCTGAAAATGAGAGCAAAAGCGATAGCTCTTCTTCTGGTAGTAACAGCGGCTCGGGATCGGGATCTGAAAG CGACTCTAGCTCTTCGAGCGGTTCCTGTTCCGGATCCGGCTCCGACTCGGAAAAGTCTGAGAAGTCGGATGCACCTGCTGCACAAAGCGATAGCTTCCAGAGCAAAGGCTCGAATCACAGCACCGAAGCAAAAGTTAGAGTTAAACATGAGTCTAGTCGAGAGTGGGACGAGAATCCTGACATATATGGCATCAGGAGATCTGGCCGTTCCAGGAAGGAACCCGACAGGCTCGTGACGAATCGCGAGAGCGACAGTGACGGTCgcaagaaatttaaaaagaaagg TTCACACAATTCGTGGAATTCAGAGAGTTCAGATTCAGAATCTGATGAAACTGAAAATCGTAGACCTCCACCTAGCAAATCCTTAAACAGGCGCGCAGCACAAAAAGCTAAGGAGAAAGCCAAAGTACGAAAGAAACATATCTCTGAATCTTCTGACAATTCTTCCTATGACAGTGATGATAATAGAAG acAAGCTAGTAGACGAACAGGCACAGCAGTTAGTTACAAAGAGGAAAGCGaagaaggtaccgatagcgagGATTTGGTTGAAGTTGACGAACCGAATGCTGCGTCAACAGAGCCTGATAATGCGGAAACTATTGAAACCATTTTGGCTCAGAGGACAGGCAAAAAAGGAG TTACCGGCAACGTGACGACAATTTACGCTGTTGAAGAAAATGGTGATTCTAATCCAAAAGATCTAAGTAACATGGAAACCGAAGTACAATACTTGATTAAGTGGAAAGGCTGGTCTCACATACATAACACGTGGGAATCAGAGGAATCTTTAAAAGCACAAAAA gTAAAAGGATTGAAGAAGTTGGACAATTTTATCAAACGTGAATATAGAATTCAGCAGATTAGAGATCAGGCTGAACCAGAGGAATTGGATTATTTAGAATGTCAATTGGAACTTAAACAAGATCTTCTGAAAAGTTATTACAATGTTGAAAGGATTATTG CTGACTACAAGAAACCAGACTCGGAACATCCCGATTATTACTGTAAATGGGAGAATTTATCGTATGCCGAGGCCACATGGGAAGATGGAACTTTAATAGTGAAAAAATGGCCAGAGAAGATAAAAGAATTTCGCTACAGAGAAGATTCCAAAAGAACACCGAGCAAACATTGCAAAGTCCTTAAATCTCGACCTAAATTTTATCAGTTGAATGAACAACCTGCTTATATGGGCCAGGAGAGAGATTTAGTGTTGAGAGATTATCAAATGGATGGACTTAATTGGATGATACATTCTTGGTGCAAGGAAAATAG TGTTATATTAGCCGATGAAATGGGTCTTGGTAAAACAATCCAAACAATATGCTTCCTTTACTACTTATTTCACACGCAGCAGCTTCATGGGCCATTTTTACTAGTAGTTCCTTTGTCGACAATGACTTCCTGGCAAAGAGAGATGTCTCTGTGGGCACctgatttaaattttgttatttatttgggCGATGTCAGTTCTCGTAATATT attaggGAATACGAATGGTGCTACCGAGATTCGAAGAGACTGAAGTTCAACGTCATACTTACGACGTATGAAATAGTACTTAAGGACAAAGCATTATTGGGTGCCTTAAGTTGGGCGGTTTTGCTAGTGGACGAAGCTCATCGATTGAAAAATGATGATTCGCTATTATACAAAGCACTTACTGAATTTAACACTAATCATCGTTTATTGATTACTGGTACTCCGTTACAAAACAGTTTGAAGGAGCTGTGGGCCTTATTACATTTCATTATGCCTACTAA ATTTAACTCTTGGGAAGAATTTGAAAAGCAACACGACAATGCTGCACAGAAAGGATACTCCAAGTTACACAAGCAATTGGAGCCATTTATTCTACGTCGAGTTAAGAAAGATGTCGAGAAATCTTTGCCTGCTAAAGTCGAGCAGATTTTACGAGTAGAAATGACATCTGTACagaaacaatattataagtGGATATTAACCAAAAATTATGAGGCGTTGCGAAAAGGTGTAAAAGGATCTACTACGACATTTTTGAACATcgttattgaattaaaaaaatgttgcaatcaTGCTTTTCTCACGAAACCGATTGAAGCCGAAAGGGAAAAGACTAACGAAGATTACTTGCAGCAATTAATTCGTGGTTCTGGCAAATTAGTGCTTCTGGATAAATTACTAGTGAGATTGCGTGACACCGGACATAGAGTATTGATATTCAGTCAGATGGTCAAGATGTTGGATATTCTTGGTGAATATCTGCAAAGGAGGCATTTTCCATTCCAAAGATTAGACGGAAGCATAAAGGGGGAACTACGGAAACAGGCATTAGATCATTTCAATGCTGAAGGATCACAggatttttgttttctattgTCGACGCGAGCCGGTGGCCTTGGGATTAATCTTGCCACCGCAGACACTGTGATAATTTTCGACTCTGACTGGAATCCGCAAAATGATTTGCAAGCCCAGGCCAGAGCGCATCGAATAGGACAAAAGAATAAG GTTAACATCTATCGATTGGTTACCAAAAAGTCGGTCGAGGAAGAAATCGTCGAACGTGCGAAGCAGAAAATGGTCTTGGACCATTTAGTGATACAACGAATGGATACAACCGGAAGAACAGTATTAGATAAAAAGAATGCAGGGACCAATAGTAATCCATTTAACAAAGAAGATTTGActgctattttaaaatttggtgCTGAGGATCTATTTAAAGACGAAGAAGCTGGAGATGAGGAACCAGCT tGTGATATTGATGAGATATTAAGAAGAGCTGAAACAAGAGACGAAGGGCCGACAACAGTTGGTGATGAATTATTGTCTGCCTTTAAAGTTGCCAGTTTTAAAACAGCATTTGAAGAGGATTTAGAACCTATTAATCAGCcgaatgataatgatgatgaaagTAAAGATTGG gCTGAAATTATTCCGGAGAATTTTCGAAGGAAGGTGGAAGAGGAGGAAAAGTCAAAGGAAATGGAAGATCTTTATTTGCCACCTAGAAGTCGGAAAACTCTTCAGCAACTCAATCAGGGCGAAG gCAGAGGCAGAAAGCGCAAAAGAGCGCAAGATGACAGTGACGATGGCGAAGAATCGGGTAGTGAGGCAGAAGGAAGTGATGATGATAGACCTAAGAAGAGAGGTAGACCAAGAGTACTACCGCGTGAGAATATTAAAAGCTTCACTGACGGTGAG ATACGACGATTCATCAagagttataaaaaattcccggcACCTTTGAAACGATTAGATGATATTGCGACTGATGCTGATCTACAAGAGAAACCGATGTCGGAATTACGCTTTTTGGGCGAACAATTGATGTCTAGATGCGATGCATGTTTAGTAGAATTTGAAAATAccgcaaaagaaaataaaggtgCTGAAGAAGAAGGCAAGGGACCGGGTCGTAAGAGAGGACGAGGACCCACTTTTAAGATAGGCGGCGTAATGGTAAATGCAAAATCTTTTTCGGCTGCAGTTAAAGAACTCGAACCTTTGGAGCAAGCTCTACCTAGTGATCCCGAGCAACGTGCTAATTGGCATCTCGATCTTAA GTTAAAACCAGCGAATTTTGAATGTGAATGGACTTCCGAGGATGATGCTAAATTATTAAAGGGTATATATCAGCATGGTATGGGCTCATGGGATGCAATAAAAACAGATACTAGTTTGGAACTTGGAGAAAAGATCTTTCCTAATGGCAATAAAGCACAACTGAAACGCGTGAACGCTCGTGCAGAATATCTTTTGAAGATTCTAAAGAAGCAAATTGATCTTAAATTAGGAGTG ACGCGAATGAGAAAGCCAAGAAAGCCCAAGGAAACGAAAACAGCAATTACCAAAGAGATTATAGAAGATAACGATAGTTCTGGCGACGAAAATAAGAAATCAAAAGCCAGAATTGATAAG tctgcagttaaaaaagaagaagagagcgTTATAAAGAAAGAGATCAAGGAAGAAGTCGATGATCTAACtgacgaaaagaaaaaagataaaaagaccaagaaagagaaaaaagataataaaaaggcGAAAAAGAATAAACAAACTGCAGGTCCAATGCATTTTACTGCAAATAACGAACCAAGAGCTGTTGACATAATCGGTGAATTAGATCCACCGATATTCGATGAG TGTAAAGAGAAGATGAGGCCAGTAAAGAAGGCGTTAAAGGCTCTAGATAAGCCAGATATGTCTTTGAGAGAGGAAGAGCGGGTCGCTCGCGCACGTCGATTTCTTTGCCAAATCGGAGATCACATCAACACGTGTCTGGCAGAATATAAAACTGCCGAACAAGTTAGCGAATGGAAAAGTAATCTTTGGTACTTCGCTTCCAAATTTACAAACTTCAAAGCGAAGAAACTttataagatgtataaaaatttgataaaacaaGGTGGCGACAATAATGGTGGTACCACATCTAGTCCCGATAAAAAAGAGGAGGCTTCTAGTACTGCGAAG AAACACAATGAAAAGCCGTCTCACGAGAAACATTTCGATAAACAACAATTAGACAGCGGTAATAAAGATAACAGAATAACAAAACGTAAAGTTGACGATACTGAGGACAACTCGAATAGCAGTTCGCAAAGTAAGAAACACCTCTCGACTATTTCTGCTCTCACCAGTAATATCAGCAGCACATCCACGGTTACTATTGGTGCTATTACGATTACGCCTATAACGTCAACGTCAAATTCTACATCGAACACCACTAACAGTGCAGACGTATCACGACATAAAGAGCAAAAAGAGTCGAAGCATAAAGATATGAAGAGAGATAGAGATCGTGACAGAGATAGAGACAGGGGTCACGACAGAGGTGATAGATTGAGTATAAGCAAGGATGACAGAATTAGGAGAGACGGGTACATGGGACATTACAGTGGTAGGGAAGATGATCATTGGTTATCCAGAGACGGGAGAGATATGAGAGACGGCAGATATgg ATTCGATCACAAACGCGATCGCTTCGATCCTTATGGCCGAATGTCTAGTGGTTATcacagagacagagacagagatcGAGATCGTGGTATGCACATGAACGACAAAAGAAG TGATTATAGTTATCGATACTCGGGACCACCAGGTTATGGATATGGACCAGGTGGTTATGGTAGTAGCAGTGGTGGTTATCCTCCTACAGATATTCCATCGAGTCATTTCAGAAATCGTGGTTACGCAGGAGATGGCTACTCCGATTGGCGGCCAAACAAAGATTATAGACGGGATTACGATAGAAGACCACCACCGCCAAACGCCAACTCCTAG